One genomic region from Candidatus Omnitrophota bacterium encodes:
- a CDS encoding trimeric intracellular cation channel family protein — protein MIYILDIFGTLAFAISGAFRAVKHELDLLGVLTLATVTGIAGGIIRDTILGATPPVSLLDYWYVLICLAGGGVVFIAAPKIATKWDYVMIADAIGLSVFTAIGASKAESYNAVPLTVILMAMITSCGGGVIRDLLVTEIPSILKRDFYASAALCGGVLFVLLGYIDMNNSVRIACTIGFTFIMRVLAMRYCLSLPKVKPLNASVSQIVRMRKKAL, from the coding sequence ATGATTTATATCCTGGACATTTTCGGCACATTGGCGTTTGCCATCTCCGGTGCTTTTCGCGCAGTGAAACATGAACTGGATCTGTTAGGAGTGTTGACGCTTGCTACGGTTACCGGCATTGCTGGTGGCATCATTCGGGACACTATCCTTGGCGCAACGCCGCCAGTGTCTCTGCTTGATTATTGGTATGTCCTGATTTGCTTAGCAGGAGGGGGTGTCGTTTTCATTGCGGCCCCCAAAATAGCTACTAAGTGGGACTACGTAATGATTGCCGATGCAATAGGACTAAGTGTATTTACGGCAATTGGCGCAAGCAAAGCAGAATCATACAACGCAGTACCTCTCACCGTTATACTTATGGCTATGATAACGTCTTGCGGCGGTGGAGTCATTCGTGATTTACTTGTAACGGAAATACCCTCAATATTGAAAAGGGACTTCTATGCGTCAGCAGCGTTGTGTGGTGGAGTTTTATTTGTGCTGCTAGGCTATATTGACATGAACAACAGCGTTCGTATTGCCTGCACTATTGGTTTTACATTTATAATGCGAGTTTTGGCCATGAGATACTGTTTATCACTACCCAAGGTCAAACCTCTGAATGCATCTGTCTCCCAGATTGTGAGGATGAGAAAGAAGGCGTTATAA
- the ptsP gene encoding phosphoenolpyruvate--protein phosphotransferase produces MPKIKNIIEEAQYMLENKLDYRLIKIFSKEWEGTHEERKRLDDIQKKSKDDLYIEIIYILTHKIIKDVKEAKNMYQEIIVHKDNISKKLKRAVGIEVAALDYMKNIRSVLYDPVIIDNDKLLKLATKAIIDEETTLYDCVTLHSNLEAEIDRSKRYGHPLSILFCDMDDFTKINDIYGHESGDETLREVSRSIQEILRTTDRAFRYGGEEFVCILPETDLKAAGILARRLRKKIQEMKLYQINSKSTFNVTISIGVAEFGKNRVYDKISLIHAADQAMYQAKANGKNQVCLYGMDIRNQKKKNKNSTRRTKRIVINGNTISKGLAIGEAFIYRDVLSRDLISYVLKETEIKEEFNRIEKSLEQVLLELQKTKEIVATTVAKQHADIFEAHKMILKDERILKDLEKEMNREMVNAEQVVKNVFQHWSNRFRASDDEMIQSKADDMDDLGRRILRELLGYDKNVLEKLPPNSIIVAKRLLPSDTVHLSSKNIKGVVTEEGGYNSHSAIIARALGVPAVCQLDKSISNIKKGAILLLYGENGKVVVNPTVKEKERFRTKLKTAQVKNNIILTKTREAAITIDGTKILIYANASNEEDFKKAKKMGCDGIGLFRVESLYLEHKTAPEKDYLINRFKNILKCLPNKEIIIRLLDVGGDKRLPYLNVEKERNPFLGLRGIRLLLTHRKLLETQIEVILDLYKNFDVSILIPMVTLPDEIIMVKDIITKLQKSFKTEKRNIKIGSMIETPAAVTHINKIVELSDFLSIGTNDLIQYTMAAGREKMNASEYYDQGAKTVMMMIERVIIQANKGDIGCGVCGEIAGDTKHIKGLLSVGVRNLSVAPSLIPFVKNEIRKINLK; encoded by the coding sequence AGGAACTCATGAGGAGCGAAAACGCTTGGATGATATTCAAAAAAAATCAAAAGATGATTTGTATATTGAAATTATCTACATTTTAACTCACAAAATTATAAAAGATGTTAAAGAAGCAAAAAATATGTATCAAGAAATTATCGTGCATAAAGACAATATTTCTAAAAAATTAAAACGGGCTGTGGGCATAGAGGTAGCCGCACTGGATTATATGAAAAATATTCGATCAGTTTTATATGATCCTGTAATTATTGACAATGACAAATTATTAAAACTTGCAACTAAAGCTATTATTGATGAAGAAACGACTCTGTACGATTGTGTAACATTGCATTCAAATCTAGAGGCTGAAATTGATAGATCAAAAAGATATGGTCACCCTTTGTCAATTTTATTTTGTGATATGGATGATTTTACTAAAATTAATGATATTTATGGCCATGAATCTGGGGATGAGACCTTAAGGGAAGTTTCGCGTTCTATTCAGGAAATATTAAGAACAACTGATCGTGCTTTTAGATATGGGGGTGAAGAGTTTGTATGTATTTTGCCTGAAACAGATTTAAAAGCTGCCGGAATTCTTGCAAGACGGTTAAGAAAGAAAATCCAAGAAATGAAACTTTATCAAATCAACTCGAAGAGCACATTTAATGTTACCATTAGTATTGGAGTTGCAGAATTTGGTAAAAACAGAGTTTATGATAAGATTTCTTTAATTCATGCTGCTGATCAAGCGATGTATCAAGCTAAGGCTAACGGAAAAAATCAGGTCTGCTTATATGGTATGGATATTAGAAATCAAAAAAAGAAAAATAAAAATTCTACTCGAAGAACTAAACGAATAGTTATTAATGGAAATACTATTTCAAAAGGCCTTGCCATTGGAGAAGCATTTATTTACAGAGATGTTTTAAGTCGTGATCTTATTTCATATGTTTTAAAAGAAACAGAGATAAAAGAAGAATTCAATCGTATAGAAAAATCCTTGGAACAAGTTCTATTAGAATTACAAAAAACAAAAGAAATCGTAGCGACAACAGTTGCTAAACAACATGCCGACATTTTTGAAGCGCATAAAATGATTTTAAAAGACGAGAGAATCCTGAAAGACCTAGAGAAAGAGATGAACCGGGAAATGGTTAACGCAGAACAGGTTGTTAAAAATGTATTTCAACATTGGTCGAATAGATTCAGGGCGTCAGATGATGAAATGATTCAATCAAAAGCTGATGATATGGATGATTTAGGGCGAAGAATTTTGCGTGAACTATTAGGCTATGATAAAAATGTATTAGAAAAGCTTCCACCTAATAGTATTATTGTCGCTAAAAGATTGCTCCCGTCAGACACGGTGCATTTAAGTAGTAAGAACATTAAAGGTGTTGTTACTGAGGAAGGTGGTTATAACTCCCACAGTGCTATTATTGCTAGAGCTCTTGGTGTTCCGGCTGTCTGTCAATTAGATAAATCAATTTCAAATATTAAAAAAGGGGCGATTCTCCTTCTTTATGGAGAGAATGGAAAAGTTGTTGTCAACCCAACGGTCAAAGAAAAGGAAAGATTTAGAACCAAGTTAAAAACAGCACAAGTAAAAAACAATATCATATTAACTAAAACAAGAGAAGCGGCAATAACAATTGATGGAACAAAAATCTTAATATATGCAAATGCTTCAAATGAAGAAGATTTTAAGAAAGCAAAAAAGATGGGATGTGATGGGATTGGTCTTTTTAGAGTAGAAAGTCTGTATTTAGAACATAAAACAGCTCCGGAAAAAGATTATCTTATTAATCGATTCAAAAATATTTTAAAGTGTCTACCAAATAAAGAAATTATTATTCGTCTTTTAGATGTAGGTGGCGATAAAAGGCTTCCTTATCTTAATGTAGAAAAAGAACGCAATCCTTTCTTAGGATTAAGAGGCATACGGTTATTGCTTACCCACAGAAAACTATTGGAGACGCAGATTGAAGTTATTTTGGATTTATATAAAAATTTTGATGTTAGCATACTAATTCCTATGGTTACTTTGCCTGATGAAATTATTATGGTTAAAGATATAATTACAAAATTACAGAAATCATTTAAAACTGAAAAAAGAAATATTAAGATTGGATCAATGATCGAAACGCCTGCTGCAGTAACACATATTAACAAAATTGTGGAACTATCGGATTTTTTAAGTATAGGGACTAATGATTTGATCCAATATACAATGGCAGCTGGTAGAGAGAAGATGAACGCAAGTGAGTATTATGATCAAGGTGCAAAAACAGTAATGATGATGATTGAGCGTGTGATTATTCAAGCTAATAAAGGAGATATAGGCTGTGGTGTTTGTGGTGAAATTGCGGGAGATACAAAGCATATTAAAGGATTATTATCTGTAGGGGTAAGAAATTTAAGTGTAGCTCCTAGTCTTATACCATTTGTAAAAAATGAAATTAGAAAAATTAATTTAAAATGA